tgtggCTTGTCAAGATTGTTACCTTAGTCGCACAAAATACACGAGATGATATCAATTGGTCCTACTCAGATTTGAACCGCAcgcttaatttatttacctattcctaccagatatatttaatatcaagACTACAAAAGGCGCGTGTGAAACCCCTGGTGCAGCGTATGGTTGCCTGCAAACCATACGCTGCGGTAACCACTTCCCATCGGCCGCgtgcctgtttgcttgctcagtaatataaaataaattttctttacacGGCACAAGTTACAAACGGTACATGAAATCATGTTCCCGAGCAAATTGGATGATGAGGTGTAATGGAAACAATTTGCACCGCCCACCCATCAATTTAGTTTATTGAGACACTGTCCTTACCACGAAAATTAATGCGTGTACCTAATTTAGGCTAAAGACAATCATTACAGATGAATTGgcttatttattcaaattcagggtcatttcaataatatttttttcttatccaGTGTGCTATTTACTTGGTGTTTTATcacgattttattcaagtctaaAGGCATGTGACTTGACTTTACGTTTACCTAACGCCATCTGTTGGTGCATACATGctagtaaactaaataatCGACCAGTATGCAGGTTGTCTGTCACCCTAAGCAAAAGCAAATGATAAATCTATGAAAGCTACTACTATACCTACatacgagtcagattggtatacaaaaattcatgcggcacgagtaggattcgaacctggtaggtacctattgatCACATGCGAGCGTTTGGACCATTGGACCGCCGTTACTTTAACTATATTAACAAATTCTTATAGAACATTGTTTTGGAAAGCTAGTCGATAGTAAGTACTAACGTTTTCCCCCTGGAAACTAAAACGGGTAATTAACAGTTTGAAACAGTGGCAAGAACGGGTGTGGCTCTTGTGTTATTTTACATGCGACACTAGATCAATATAGGTGCGTTACATGCGATAGGTCATACATCATCAGTCTAGACTTTTCCATTAGAGTATTATAAAACCATTAGTCGTATTGTTCCAAAACCCGTTATTACAAAGGACAAAGGAAATAATTTCCTAgtcatatttaataatacagaTCACGTCAAGTGTTTATCTTACTGGATAGACAAAGTCAAGAGCGGAACTCGAAAGTCACGTTTAGCTGTACGGTGGacttattggtggaattgagattattATAGTGACAGATCGCTAGCCTAtcgcctatgagaagaatctttAAGTTTATAGTCATTATACTTCTTTGACATTTACAGTCTGTGCGGCAGGTGAAGCAGCTGGCTTATTCTATGTGTTTCTTTCCCAGACCATCATGGAAGACAGTCTAataatgctttttattttcatccaaaatcgtcattattttcattcacaGATTTAAATGTTCTAATATCttaattcagttttttttgtttatctcaAAAACAATACAGCAATGTGTGGAAATATTACGacacaaatcaaattatgatcataaaataataacaatacattaaatcttatttttacgTACTTCAAatactactattattttttttattattcctaaCTGAACTCACTACTATacagtaacaatattttagctCCATCggaagtttattaaaaaatctaattaaattgTCAATTAATGTCCTGGCTGATGAAGCACTAGTCTTCCTTGGATAAGGAGGATGAGTGATTGACCAACCACGCGTATTGGTGTGTTTTATCGACTGTGCTAGAGTATGTGGGTACTTTATTAACTGTGTACCTGTATATCCcacaatacataaatataaataaggtaCTCGAATAAAAGGAAAGATTAAATAAAGGACTGAtacagtacataatatatataacaaaggATCTTGAAGCCAGCAATTTTCCACAAGGCAATTACTGACCTGATTGCGACACGCGATGTATTcaagaaaaatactttttattaattagcaCCCTTTACTTCCCGAAATGGGTTTTATGCTTCGTTCATAGTGTGAAaatcgatttatttaaatgtatgtttcGTTTACAAAATATGGATCCTAATACTAAAACTGAAGGCATTGTTGCAGTGTAATGTGCATAGGTACTACAGCTTAAAACTCTCTCTCCCATTTTGGTGTATTCCAAATTtacattcggggctgtgacgctgcAAAGCCCAATTTCAGCGTAAACAAACTACCAAGGGTCTCCTTCATCTGAGCGTAATCCCGGTTGTTGCCGTTGAGCGTctgagcccagggtccgctttcctactttttacGTCTCCACCAAAACCGCGAATCACAGGACTGGATGAGTGTGTGTCGAAACAAGTGCAATGTTAGGTTTCCCAAGTTACTAAATATCttatattgtcaaaaataagttatgagcgtgGGCAATAAAcacgggcgaagtcgcgggcaaaagctaatgcACAATAAGGCAGTATTATACTATTACAAAGCATATTtacactctctctctcatccgaACGTTTTCGCACTTCTGGGTATAGGAATATATTTACTGATATGTGATAATTGGTAACTACCATCCGAGGTCCCAGGCCGAGTGGAAGGCAGGATGAGCTCCCATGGCGCCCAGCGGCACTCCGAACCCAAACTCTATCTTGACATCGTTGTCCTTCTTCTGCCAAGAACCGCTGTTCTCTTCTCTTCGTCCTTGCGGCTCGGCCACGCCACCATTTGAGTCGTTTgtcatttttacataaattttgcaGTTTTCTATTCCAAGTGTCTTTGTACAAAAGACTAAAAATCAATtgtctaaatataaacaaaatatttaatacgtTTCATAGttcaaaattagatttttgacCAATTTGGCAGAAGATTGTATACTTTGTGAACACAAACAAAAGTTGCGTGCGAAAAAGGAAATTAACAAATCAATGCGACGCGAAAGTAACTTTTTCACTCAATGTCACTAAACGAGTACATAAAACTTTTCAgaaaaacataacataaagATTATAACTGAAAACATTCACTTATGTCGAAAAATTCGGTAGGAAAATATTTcgtagaaaatttaaattatatcgtAGCCCACGCGCTACGAGTGCTACGACCGCCCGTTGCGTAGCCGATAGCCAACTGGCGCGACGCGTCGACGACTGGACGATGACCGTCGCTGACTCACTCATTACCATTTCATTGATGCCCTAAATCTTACTTAAATAGGGGTAGGTCTacttgtattataaattttgtttatgataGAAATACGACTTAACACAACGGAAACaacgatttatatttatttaaggttCCGAGTTTTTCcctatttttgaaagaaatttgAGAATCTATTACATAGCTAATCATTATATCGTATCTAAGCTAATCATGCtagttatgttttttattagtaattttgttgtctatctatctgtgctaattaaataattaaaaacttcatcctgacttaaaatatttttgctgtaCCTAACACTTCTTAAACTTCACTTTGAATCGATTCacaatcataaatttaatatagttaATTGTAGTTCTACTAAGCCTTGTTTTATTCACAAATGAACTCATTTAATAACCTAGATGTCTCAGGTCGGACACCACTTAATACAACTGACATAAGTTTATGGAAAGGAAACTTGGAAACCATGTCACTCGAAATGAtgtaatcataattataataccaCAATGAGCATTATTGTCTAGGAgtttataaatactaatactaCTCGTATacgtatattatgtaattcgCGTACAGCTCACGAGTACTTCGATTATGATAATAACCAAAGATGCTTTCCACTTTTGGGCTACTGGTAGATAGATATCTAATCTAGATTCTTGAAagcaaaagatttatttatttcgttcgTTTCATGCTGCTAACACAGGTATCAGATTAGCTGAAAGTAACTCGCAAACACACTagtgaaacaaataaatagtctACCAGTGTGAAAGTTTTCTTATGATATTATCCTCTACCGGAAGCACATGGACCATGAAAATTGGTATAAATactcatgtagcacgagtagTGTTCGAATTTGGGACCTTTTCATCACAGGTGGGCGTTGTCTCAACCACTAGGACCACCACCGTAGCACGAGATTTAAATATAGACAatagtttcaatttttttaagttctcTGTCTCATCTGAGCACCCCAATAGGCTATATGTAGTCGTAGTCACGTCAGATGCATTTAGGTGACTTGATCACAATCTGAAACCAGTATTAGCGATAACACActtgctaaaataaataagaccaGCCAATTTTGAAGTTTGTGATTGCTTTTACTCAAACAAACCAATACATAAACTTAACCAACATTTACATTAAACGTACAATAATCACCATAAGACTAAAACAAGATGGCGACACAATGACAGCCCTATTTGTAACTTTGTCTATAAGTTcctttttgtatggttttaaATAGGGCATGTACTTCAATATCATATTCAGCATCGGTGCCTTATCCACAGTCATGTTTAAATCTGGCAAGTACGATGGTATGTCATGGGAATCTCCTGGTTTGCTTTCCATAAGCTCATTTGATTTCATTCCGAGATCACGTTTCACCTGGAAATTGTTTATGATGATATAACTTCTATTTTTCCCTGATCTCGATGTTACTAATAGACTCATATTACTCATGACCgccataaaattgttaatagaATTGGTAGTTAAATGTGAAGAAGAAGGATCACAACAATCAATGGAgtagaacaaaataaagataacaTACCTTTTCAGGCTCAACCGATGTCATAAGCGTTGTTATTGTTGATGTTTCCATACTCTGTTCCATCTGCTTCAACGCCAACTCGAGATCTCGTACTATTTCCgctgcaataaaaaaatattcaaactgaaataaaatacctttttgaaacagataaaatttcaatatagaTAGGTATCATACCGCCAAAGCCAAGTGCTTAACGTGCCTTCAAAAGTACAATACTATGTATGTCatatactaattattttttaaacaattgcTCTCTACAAAACTTGCTGCACAAGAAATGAGGTGTCTATTTTACTCTTCAAGAGCGATCTATCTCGAATAAGAACttaacttttattacattGGTGGTGCCCGTTAACGTCACATATACTTACGATCCGACAGAAGTTCATCCTCTTTCAATGAAACTAAAGAAGCATTATTATTGTCTCCAATAGATTCATTGATAGTTAAATTGCTCATTACGAAGTCTTCTACAAAGTTGTGGgtaacattaataaaagtgAGGTTGTCTACTACAGGATAAGTCATTTCCGATGTATTATTCAAGTGCTCTGTTGTTTTGTAGTCTGAAGCCGTAGATGTTTCTGGAATATTTGCCATTGATTAGCTATCTTTAATTAGTGTATATATTCATTGTTGGATAAGAAGTACCTAATAGTTTTCACATACCAGAACTTGCTATTACATTGTCAGTAGAAACTAAGTCACCTTCATAAGAATTTAGATACTGGTAGTCTGCGTCAAAATCCCTTTCCTTTGGTAAATCAGCGGGAATTTCATAATCTGCAAACATACGATATGTTTTATAATCGCAGTAGAACATTTTACCATAATCTcaataacaaacttactttgtgtTGTTTGGGCACCACCAACGTCCATTAAATCATCGGGATTATAAGATTTAAATCTTCCCACCAATTTTGCTTTAGCAGTAGTGTGTGTTAAAATTGCTTTTGTATTTTCTACTATTCTAATTACACGAACTGCATTATCGGATTCTTGCAAATTGTTATTTAGTTCATTATTCACAATAGGCGTATCTAGTGATATTATATCTCGTTTTTGAAAGCTATTATACGGAACAGTTTTCGCTTTATCTTCCAACGTAGCAACTGCAAtcttagttaaatatatttcatccaAGCTCCCTGGATAGTTCAAAATGTCAttcatttctatttcaaataatgTGTTTAACAACGTATTGTCTTCTATAGTTGTCATGTTATTAGTCACATCTAAGTAGGGctctgtaattaaattaaaattttacccttttaagaatacaaaaatctttttacctacttaataaCAGCCACAGTATAGGCGTATTTTTTGGGTCACAGGAATTAGGAAATTTTGTGTAAcgatcaaattcaaaattcaaaattcaaatcatttattcagaaattagaccttcacaggcactttttctcgtcaatctttaaatttatagttatttctcacaagctagaaactactgatCGATATGCCTCCTAGCTATAGAAATTGTTCTACTTACGATAAGTGCAAAGCGCTTTAAATTCCGTATCTGGTGATGACCGCGGTGGACAAATGGCCGCAGGATCATCTTGTATCCAGATGGGTTCGCCTGACATGGGGCCTCTTGGGGAAAAGTTGCATACCAGTCGTTCTACTGTACGGGATCGACCATTTAGCTGGATCTAAAagaattaatacattttctcCCGTAGTAGATCTCGAATTGGTCACTTTGTGTAAGTTAAAAAGACTTTCAAAAGCAACAGTACATTTTAGGATTTGCAACGCATGGTAAGCGTCACGAACGGGACGACTAATTCGACATCAGAAAGTCGAAAGTGAAAATCAAAATGAGAGTAAGAAAAGAATTTGTGTTTGTTCGCCGTGGTTTGAgataagaatttaataaaacagtagagtAACAGCtgtttcaaatttgttttagaTTTTGTTACTAACCATAAATCGACTTCTTCCGCAACCAACCATGTAAGTATACGACCACACTATCTGAGCAAAATCTCCATAGTAATTTGTGATACTCATTggactgaaaataatataatttaaaaaagattacatgtgttttccttcacttATATAGAGTGAACAAtaatacaagaaataaattccTACGTTCTTAGAAAATCAAgttaaaatttctatttttttatagtttcttTAACCATGGTTTGAATATATACCTTCAGCTAGTAGCAGGGGACTTCAGGGGACAGGGGGGGGGGGTACTTCAGTAGCAGGGGAATTACTTACAGCTCTCTCATCGGATGCCTTAAATCCAGGATAGAGATATGACTATAGATATACGACCGACTACCTTCCTAATGACatctctctttgggaatactgtTGTTACCTCTTAACGGTTACTCATCCctttgttattgaaatttgtGGAGTGGtctatttgataaaatatcctatggtatacttttatttattattaaaaaaatcaaatattctattaacatattttatcagaaagttgTGGAACGGGCtcattatattgaaaaaataactaacaaTAGATAGTTGGAGACGTTCCCCTTATAGTGAACGCTCTGCATGTACCACATGTCGACCATGGACTCTGGGCGGAGACCTGGCGCTTCCCCCACCACTGACGCTACGCACTGGCCCACCGACACCGAATCTGTCACAACCATCATTATTTCAACATAACATTTCAAttattgtagtaaataaaaaaaaaaacaagcagTCTCAACTTGATAATCAGACCAAGCACGTATTCACCACATAGGTACGCTGAGTTCTGGCCCAACAACGCTGATCCTGTCATAACCCTCATTATTTACCTCCAATGTCTCGAGACATACGAGCTAAATAATTAGGGTGGTACCAGCAGGTTTCGCTATGGTGGCACTATGGTGCCAGCTGAAAACCAGCGCTATGGTTTCTGCCACAGCAACATGCTGAGCTGGCCGCCTTTTcgacaattattattactgtattgttaattttaagtcgcatagttataagtttatgtaatttttttgtcgaataaaaatattttctctctttctttctatttcaACGTTTAGTAAATCAAAAAGAACATACATTAAGTTGGccaatcatttataaaatccaAGCAGAAATAAgaacttcacaggcactttttccgataaaatttttaatatataatatatgagtATGTAtatctcaaaaagctacatactactggcatttcggaacgaagAAATGCCGATTTAAGAATGCTATATTCAACACCGTCACTTAGTCCTGTCCCAGCGATACTCAATATGTTGTAcaacagttatttttgttcTGTTCTGTTGAGAAAAGTTTCCTATTTTATCCACTTATCTATGGTCTTTTGGGTAAAAACTGCCAAGATGAAATCAATATGACTCCATTTCCTTAGGCCATttgatattcaaatattattttacatggATTATGTAATACGGCTTTATGTATAAGTTGATTCAAATCCGTAAAAATAGGTTCAATTTTAAGGAACTCACTTGAAGCATTGACCACTATACTAGACAAGTCACacaatagaaaaagaaaattaaatacaaaattacataaatctcGGCAAGCATCGTGTTCGTCCGGATTCTGCGGCGGCCGACACTGGTCCGCCCAGCGCTGGGCTTCGCGAGCCAGCTCCTCCACCCAGCgctacaaaacaaataagtattttaatgcCGGCTAGATACGCTAACAGCAATAAAggcttattttatttggtttgtttacattgctgggttttccgtgtagtaaataaaagctctcaaaCTACGAAATGTTCGTTGGGAAACACTAATTAAACACGAAAACGCTCTGTTATTATATTACCAGCTTTAGCATATCCCCAGCTGTGGGGTAGTCACGAAGGCGTCCCGCGGACACGTCGTTCCGTCGCCGGTTCAGACGGGCGAGGATACGAAGTTTCTCTTCCGGAGTCAACGGCGCGTGCACGTAGCCCACACAGGACGGACTGGGACCAGCCTGTGTGCAGGAACTAATACCTAAATGACTTGTGAAAGTATTCGAAAGAAATTGAGCTATGTTTTCAACtctctctatatatatatatctctgttcagtatatattaatgtatgtataatgataatgaatgATTGATGTATGGAAATTGTGCGTTtggaaaacttaaaaaaacagcaatttataacaaatacaaacagTTATAGAACTATAAAGCCATTTATATGAGCTGATATCTATGAGCTAAAGTTACGTAAAGCTCCCAGCAGAATGAGTATGTACCAAATCACAATCGTTtcaaacgaaaaataaatgagactACCAATTTTGCTTACAGGATATTGGCAAAAGGTGTGCACATTAGTGTATCCGCACATCTTAGCGCCACAGTAGTTGACAGTTCCCTGGCAAAGTTGGATAACCGTGGACAAGAGCACAATCGCTAGCGTGCTGCGCATTTTATCCTCAACTAGTAATTTTGAATagcattttgtatttttgcgCGCACGCTCTCAGTTTTTGGATACCTACCTATGCAAAATGACTGATGTCAGTAGTGTAAACAGTCATAGACAAATATGAACAGAGAGACCAAGAAAACTACGAATATACAGACGACGGacgatttccatacaactttcCGGCCCAATCACAAAGTGGCAGATTGAGTCGGGCACTTTATAAGGGACAAAAGAAGACATAGCTCAGTTTCGTTTCTTCACACGTACCTATTTCTATTACGCACATCTCCTTCTTGTATTTGCCAAATGGAGGATATGACCGGATCTATAGCTTTTTCTGTCTACAGTTATATTACTTCTAAGTCAAAGGAAACTaaaaaccatggatttaatacttctgtacggagtacctacctactaattccatgctaaaaaccatggatttaataagtacttcgtacaaggGAGTACCTTTAATTCCATGCTAAAAACTTAGAGCTAACGCAGAACCATGACTTAGAATTTTCATACCATTTCCCAGCCCATCTCATGAAATCAAAGCAGCAAATTCGGCGTTATTAATTCGGCACACGAAAAGAGACAAAAGAAATTAGCGCTGTTATGtttcttctcgtgtatttCTACGCATCTGAGGCAATAGATATGAACATTCTGTTTACAGTTTCGTTGAAaagatcttatttatttatcattaggTAGAAATCTTTTTGCTTTATTGTCTTATTAGAACAACACAATTCAAGAGTACCTATatgttcaaaaaaataaaaatctgaaatataaatcatattcTTTATTCTTACAGTAGTTGttgcatatttatatttcatataaataaatacaaactcggactttaaaaaaaacatttatacaattcacaaacttattattttgatcaaaatatacatacatttgtacCATGTACTTgtttatatacctacgtaCCATACACCTCAAgggaatgaaagaaaataatccgaaatcatttttatttaccatatattttttctgtaattatgAAGACAAGACGGATTTGGTAGcttatcataaattattcataaccACACAAATGTTATGAATGCGAATTTTAGCTCGTATAATAGTAGCATTAATGTCGCTATTAGATTAACGTTTAAATCTGGTTTTATgactatatagtataaaacaaagtcgcttcccgcctctgtccctatgtatgctaaGATCttttaaacaactttttttaaatagatagagcgATTCAAGAGTaagttttataagtatataacatCCATAATATTGCAACAacgcgaagccggggcgagtcGCTAGTAACACATAAACGTGGCAAAACTATACATCTTTAATTCgtaaaatcttataaattcTCGTCTCCCGGCTGCGGCAGATAATATGTGGAATCAATGAAGTGTTTCGTGATGTCTGACACGAGGCTTCGGTCTGGGATTTCTTGTGCTACACCATATATCGCCATCtggaaaaatacattatataaatacctcCTCCTACCtcctaaatgaaaaaaatctaatttgcggTTCTGCACATATTAATTCTATgtatagccaagcaacacgagacagtacagagTAGCATTATGTAGCGAaatcgaacatagaggtaccgttttatagaaatgacattaaaactgaaaaaagagaaaattttgtatttattacgtttagacaaaagtcatagaacaaaagatctctatgtaccttatgcgcctttggaaggttatgcgttagttACCACTAACCCTGTATatgtacaaatcacacagattgagttagccccgaagtaagtttacgacttgtgttatgggatattaacacaacgatactatattttataacaaatattcaaattcaaaattttttattaaatttaggatgatattgacgtcaaaaaattagttaaactaagtctactgccggcttccaaagcgcaagtgaagaagaagcggcgcaacaaacttcaccgcagccttttctctatatattaaaaactaggaggacgaatttacatcattatttaaaatgtcaaaatttgaataaataaattaaataaaagttgtatttccaataaaattattgaaaattgacacacaaaaaatatatatatatatataaataaaaagctaaatgtacaaaacgtaagtaataatgtcataaatcaattacatatcttatgaggatactgcaccatgcttgggccagacattattgtcgttcataTAATCATCAGATATacttcttatatatatatataggtacatagatGAACATACAAGACTCAGGTGACATTTCGACCAGGCACTCTTTAAGGAATCATTACTTGCTGCACCCCAATCGTAATACAActtcacaaataaatagtacGTATAAAAAACGATAAATTCCTCAATTGGACAGGCTATGTGGTAAAACCagataaaatttctaatttgCCGCCCCCTAAAATCTGCTGCCCCAAGCTCCAGCCTACACAGCCTACTGATAAATCCACTGGATGCAATGGTCTAACGAACTGTCCATCTTTGATAAGGGATggcaacaaaaacaaactaaaaCATATTGGTCTCACCTTTCCCTCGACGGGTTCAGATGCGTGCTGTAAACAATAAGCAGCTGCGTCCCTGACATCTTGCACGAATCTCTGCGCGACGCCCGCCTGCGTGTGCGCATGCGTCAGGCAGATGTGGACGCTGCAACGTTAGCGCGTGACAGACTGACTCCAGTGCTTGCAATAACACCCTCGAAGTATGTTAGGAGGACTTTTCAATGAATACATGACcttgtacaaatattataaatgcgaaagtaagtttatttattcctgTTCTCGCTATGTtcactcaaccaatcttcttgaaattttgcatatatgtagtttgaagtgcggGGAAGGACATTGGGTAcctaactgttcccgtggaaatatCACaacgcgggcaaaaactaatTGCCAAATAAAAAGAACACAAAACTTTTCACGTATGCATTAGTGTCCGATAGAATATTCGCCTTCAGGTTCGGGCTTATAATCTACTTAAGCCGACAACTGAGCTGAAATTTAACtcacttttttttctttttacatttttctgtCTACCTATATGAGGAAAATCTTTAAcagaataatttttgaaaggGTTAAAAAATTAGATTGACCTTGGCCATTGTTAGCTTCATATAAGCGTCCGTaccaaaaactaaatatttctaaaaattaaagtaactttacattcaaattgaataatcaattagtttttgttttcattccacataaacatataaaaaactcACCCCGAGGGGAACTGTAAAGCGTTCAAGCTCCACCCCTTCTTGTGCAGCGTGTCGGCCATCTTGAAAATGTCAAACTTCTTAGATCCGAACGCGACAACCGACGTCGCTGGCTTGCCGAATATGAAAATACCGTCCACAGTGCGAAGTCTgcgaattaatattttctaaaatataattacaatatattcctttatgtatttactttaaggcgccaccatcacatttttatcaatttctttttatttcttctcgAAAAGAAAATGGCGCCTTCACCCGCATTTATTACGTGAGTAtctgtaat
The genomic region above belongs to Plodia interpunctella isolate USDA-ARS_2022_Savannah chromosome 7, ilPloInte3.2, whole genome shotgun sequence and contains:
- the LOC128671242 gene encoding uncharacterized protein LOC128671242 isoform X2, which encodes MRSTLAIVLLSTVIQLCQGTVNYCGAKMCGYTNVHTFCQYPAGPSPSCVGYVHAPLTPEEKLRILARLNRRRNDVSAGRLRDYPTAGDMLKLRWVEELAREAQRWADQCRPPQNPDEHDACRDLYSVSVGQCVASVVGEAPGLRPESMVDMWYMQSVHYKGNVSNYLFPMSITNYYGDFAQIVWSYTYMVGCGRSRFMIQLNGRSRTVERLVCNFSPRGPMSGEPIWIQDDPAAICPPRSSPDTEFKALCTYQPYLDVTNNMTTIEDNTLLNTLFEIEMNDILNYPGSLDEIYLTKIAVATLEDKAKTVPYNSFQKRDIISLDTPIVNNELNNNLQESDNAVRVIRIVENTKAILTHTTAKAKLVGRFKSYNPDDLMDVGGAQTTQNYEIPADLPKERDFDADYQYLNSYEETSTASDYKTTEHLNNTSEMTYPVVDNLTFINVTHNFVEDFVMSNLTINESIGDNNNASLVSLKEDELLSDPEIVRDLELALKQMEQSMETSTITTLMTSVEPEKVKRDLGMKSNELMESKPGDSHDIPSYLPDLNMTVDKAPMLNMILKYMPYLKPYKKELIDKVTNRAVIVSPSCFSLMVIIVRLM
- the LOC128671242 gene encoding uncharacterized protein LOC128671242 isoform X1, which codes for MRSTLAIVLLSTVIQLCQGTVNYCGAKMCGYTNVHTFCQYPAGPSPSCVGYVHAPLTPEEKLRILARLNRRRNDVSAGRLRDYPTAGDMLKLRWVEELAREAQRWADQCRPPQNPDEHDACRDLYSVSVGQCVASVVGEAPGLRPESMVDMWYMQSVHYKGNVSNYLFPMSITNYYGDFAQIVWSYTYMVGCGRSRFMIQLNGRSRTVERLVCNFSPRGPMSGEPIWIQDDPAAICPPRSSPDTEFKALCTYQPYLDVTNNMTTIEDNTLLNTLFEIEMNDILNYPGSLDEIYLTKIAVATLEDKAKTVPYNSFQKRDIISLDTPIVNNELNNNLQESDNAVRVIRIVENTKAILTHTTAKAKLVGRFKSYNPDDLMDVGGAQTTQNYEIPADLPKERDFDADYQYLNSYEGDLVSTDNVIASSETSTASDYKTTEHLNNTSEMTYPVVDNLTFINVTHNFVEDFVMSNLTINESIGDNNNASLVSLKEDELLSDPEIVRDLELALKQMEQSMETSTITTLMTSVEPEKVKRDLGMKSNELMESKPGDSHDIPSYLPDLNMTVDKAPMLNMILKYMPYLKPYKKELIDKVTNRAVIVSPSCFSLMVIIVRLM